The sequence AGACCAAATGAATTACACAGCAAATCATCATACAATTTGCTGCTGCCATGATCAATATGAGCCAAAGTTTGCACTTATTTTGTGAAGGAATAACAGTTCTCAACCACATCAATGGAGTGACTGATAAAGTGGTTCTATTTTTAAATGATCTTAGTACCTTGTTCGGTAAATCATTAAAAAGCGCTTATAAATCACTGCAGAAAGGAAAGAAAACACTGGCCAACTGAGAAGCCTGCAACAGTATGAGAAGTCCAAGACACCAAAATGGAGTCCACAGAAGATAAAAGCAAGGGAGCAAGGGCTAACTCACAAACTTGTGAGAAGAAAACATAAAAGGTAAAGATGATATTAGGAAAAAATGGGTGAAGGATATTACTATTGACTTATCTTAGTACTCCTTAGTACATAAAGAAAAACTTGAATACAGAATACCACTCCCTACAGTTTATACAGCAATGAGAAAAGCTACGCATCAGAGATTCAGAACAGACATGCTAGAAATTGATCATGACAACTTTTGAGAAGGCAGTAAGCAGCAGAGGTGCAAACCACAAGGCATTCTGAACTGAACTTTGCTTCTGCAACTAGTCGCCGTTAAAATTCGACTGCTAAGATACCAAAATGCAAAGACAGTTCGAATCGTATCCTGACGTGAACATGGTTGGTTTGGGGGCAGAAGGAAGAATACACAAATGTAGATCAAGAGAGCCTAACATTCACTACAATCCAATCCATTCAAGCGAACATGTAGTAGCCAGTTCATCGTACATCCTAACACAGTGAACAACTGAAAATTACTACTGCTACCCAATCCAGTCCATCAAACAAGCAGTAGCCAGTTCATCGTACATCCTAACATGAAGCACAGACCAGAGCAAACAGCAGCTGGTTATTGCAATTCAAGAACCCTAGCTACTAATCTGATCTGGAGCTGGGGCATGGACTTTGCCACCCGCTGGTTATTGTAATTCAAGAAATTGGATCAGGTAGTCAAAATCCACTTTCGGCCAAGAATCAGCTCCATCCCATCACAATTCAAATGGTCAGGCCATCTAATCGTGTCTCATGACTCATAACTTGTAAATACAGTTAAAAAGAATTTAGTTATATCAGAGGAACAGATTTTCATGTGGTTACTTAAGCCATGGAAGCAGAATTGATCATGAGAAAGTTTGGGAAGACAACAGAGGCAGCTAAGGCAGATGTGTACCGAGGGATCGCTCCAGCACTGCACGCAATCCCAGCAGGTTCCAAGGCTCCAGCACGATCACCTGCCTCGTACTCTGTTGTGAgcggcaacgcaacctgctccagAAGCAGAGTAATGAACCTGCTCCAGAACCATGCCGTCAAAAGACAAGGCGGCAAGGAAAACACAACGCACCTCAGGTGCTCGACGAAATTGCTGAACGGGGATAGGTTTTGGGGCCTCGTACCTCTGCCGCCGCTGTGCCGATGGCGAAGCCCTGCGCGTTCCGCGATGGTGGTGGACCGGTGCCTGCAGCTATTACTCAACGGATTTGGAATTATTATGAGCTTTGGGTGTGGATTTCACGGTTAAGAGACGAACAAATTGTAGGGAAGGTTCAAATTCAGCGCACCAAAACCAACAACCGATTTGAGACAGAAAATTTGAGAGACAGAGATTGGGGAACTGACAGACGCTAACAGATTTCAACGATAAACTAGTTCGATTTCCATTCAATTCcattctacagaagatagcaaacAGCAGCGAGATACTGCGATTACATCAACGACCACGAACCCTAGACACTCTAATCTGGCGGTGATGGTGGCCTAGCCTCCGAATCCGTAGAGGGTGCGTCCCTGGCGCTTGAGGGCGTAGACGACGTCCATGGCGGTGACGGTCTTGCGGCGGGCGTGCTCGGTGTAGGTGACGGCGTCGCGGATGAcgttctcgaggaagatcttgagcacgccgcgggtctcctcgtagatgagcccCGAGATGCGCTTCACGCCGCCCCGACGCGCCAGACGACGgatcgccggcttggtgatgccctGGATGTTGTCGCGGAGGACCTTCCGGTGGCGCTTGGCGCCGCCCTTGCCGAGCCCCTTGCCTCCCTTGCCGCGCCCCGACATCTTTCTCGCTTCTCCTTTCTTCTCCTCGGTGAGGTCGACCTGTCTTTGTGGTAGCTGCGGTGGCTGATGGTTGTGCCGTGCGGGGCGAGGTAGATTTATAGCCGCGCGGTTTGGGGCCAGGGGCGCGGCCGCGATCCGCGTGATGCGGGATGCGGGCCGTCGGATGGGAGATCGATGGCACGGAGCGGGGAGGAGGGGTggcgcggatcggtgacgtggcggGGAGGTGTGTTTCTTTTCTGAGTAGGAGGCGGGGGTGCGCGGATGCGAGGAGGGAGTGCGCGTCGGTGGCTGGCTGGCAGGTGGGACCGGACGGGTTTTGGATGGACTGCTTTTGCGCGCGGCGTTTGCTCGCTGCCGCGAAATTTCGAGTGGAATTCTGGCCGGTGGACCCGTGAGGTGTGCGGCCGCGGCGAGACTAGTTCGAAGGCGTAAACTCGGGTTGTTGCCAGGATAATTTGGAAAGCGTATTTCCATGTTTTCCACCATCAGTTGATATCGGGGTGTTTCTTTCACCTAGAAGGCGTTTGTTTACTTGCATGGATTTTGAACACTTTGTATCGTGCCCTGAGTAAGCCGGGCTAAGTGAATACAAGTAGAAGAAAAAAACATGATTTGCACATGGTTTATTTGCCTGCATCCTCTCCAGCCTGGCTGAACACTAGTGTTTGGTTGCAAAACTGTGATACGCAGATGCAAAGTTTTATTGTTTACATCTATACctattaataaataaattattgttTTTGCATGTATGTCGCCCTTTTAAAAAAAACTACTCTGTTTTATGTGAATTAACCCGCAGACCAACTTAACTCATAGATGAACCTTTTTTCTAGTTTTCCAGAAAAAAACTTGACGTTTGAAGTAATTAACCTAACGTTCTTATTTACGAATTGTTTTTAAAGTTTTAACAGAAAACCATCAGATTTGTCAGTTAATCAATCCACAGTCCATCCAAAAATAAATATTGTTTtaaattatccatatcttttaaaccgtaatttCGTTTTTTTGCGGGGGTAAAGGGAGTTTTATTGCATAGACATAGAGTTACAGTCGAGAGGCCACAAATCCTCAATACACGGTGGAAGCCTAGCCACACAGCAATAGCTTGCTCAGATCGGCTATACTTTGCCAAGCGATCGGCAACTGTATTTTGAAACCAGCTAACTTTTTGAGGAAAAAACTCACTAGTACCTAGTAAAGACTTGATCTCCAAGACCAACTAACCATACGCCGAACGGAGAAGCGTGCCATTAGTTAAACTGAAAAGAGATTTAGAGGAGTCCGATTGCACCACCACCGGAAGGTCAAAGTGTTGTATCGACAATGACATGTCTTGCATAATCGCATGTAGTTCTGCCTCTAGTGGATCATTGCAACGAAATATAAAACAGTATTTTGCCAACAAAATCTCCCCTTTGTCGTTCCTGAAGACCATACCAGTAGAAGCAGAGCCATCCTCCTTCGGGAAGGAGCCGTCGACCGAAAGGGCCAACTTGCCCGACGCCCTGGCTGGCCAAGGAGCTGCAGGGACCTTGTTCACTTGGGTTGGAGCAGCAACGTTCGAAGAGGGCATCTTCCCCTTAAGAATTTCTTACGAGCTTAATTGATTTATAGTAGCTATCTAAATATTCGACACTAGCAagtactgggggggggggggtatcctTCCCATGGATAATATCATTTCGTATTTGCCAAATCCGCCAAATTAACATGATTAGCATGTCTCGAATATCAGCAGAACACTTAGAGAGTGGAGTAATGAACCATTCCTTTCCATCAAAAATGAGTAGGTCATCTCCTGGAATTGGCCATCTTCTCCGCATGTTTACCCACACTATTCTCGTCTgtgtacccaatagttatatccccaacattaggccccaggttgaggtgaacttgttcatatcaatcttcaacact comes from Triticum aestivum cultivar Chinese Spring chromosome 5B, IWGSC CS RefSeq v2.1, whole genome shotgun sequence and encodes:
- the LOC123113001 gene encoding histone H4, with protein sequence MSGRGKGGKGLGKGGAKRHRKVLRDNIQGITKPAIRRLARRGGVKRISGLIYEETRGVLKIFLENVIRDAVTYTEHARRKTVTAMDVVYALKRQGRTLYGFGG